The following coding sequences are from one Geodermatophilus normandii window:
- a CDS encoding S1 family peptidase, with protein MRRSLIPVLAGAGLLVSSVTPAAAVVGGQPDGSAHPYGALLLIEGEGFCSGTLIDEDVVLTAGHCTDFFTADDVGTVSVTFDPVASVDLDTWEITGGTWYTATSWVTHPQYVAEDWPFTHDYGLVFLDEPVTGITPADLPEPDLLDQLIPATGQTATRFNDVGYGVNGKEHLGRGFDPTVDFVRMVSTQRYNPSNGAVGTLDPLWLILGQAPSPTHGSGCPGDSGSGIFIAGTDTVVAVHTGGYGLGYQGNLCGRITSLNHRIDVPEVLDWITSYLD; from the coding sequence ATGCGCCGATCGCTCATCCCAGTGCTTGCCGGAGCCGGCCTGCTGGTCTCGTCCGTGACACCGGCGGCGGCCGTGGTCGGAGGTCAACCTGACGGCTCCGCTCATCCCTACGGTGCGCTCCTGCTTATAGAGGGAGAGGGCTTCTGCTCCGGCACCCTCATCGACGAGGACGTCGTGCTGACGGCCGGCCACTGCACCGACTTCTTCACCGCGGACGACGTCGGCACCGTGTCGGTCACCTTCGACCCGGTGGCTTCGGTCGACCTGGACACCTGGGAGATCACCGGCGGAACCTGGTACACCGCGACCAGCTGGGTCACGCATCCCCAGTACGTGGCCGAGGACTGGCCCTTCACCCACGACTACGGCCTCGTCTTCCTGGACGAGCCGGTCACAGGCATCACACCGGCCGACCTGCCGGAGCCCGACCTGCTCGACCAGCTGATCCCTGCCACAGGGCAGACGGCGACGCGGTTCAACGACGTCGGGTACGGCGTCAACGGCAAGGAGCACCTCGGTCGCGGGTTCGACCCCACCGTCGACTTCGTCCGGATGGTGTCGACCCAGCGCTACAACCCCAGCAACGGGGCGGTCGGCACCCTCGACCCGCTGTGGTTGATCCTCGGCCAGGCGCCCTCGCCCACCCACGGCAGTGGGTGCCCCGGTGACTCCGGATCCGGCATCTTCATCGCGGGAACCGACACTGTCGTGGCGGTCCACACCGGCGGCTACGGGCTGGGGTACCAGGGCAACCTCTGCGGCCGGATCACGTCGCTGAACCACCGGATCGACGTCCCGGAGGTCCTCGACTGGATCACGTCGTACCTCGACTGA
- a CDS encoding DUF5313 family protein: protein MRTQHAAPATPRPTPLQWLRYAFGGGLPRSLAPWVLSDTTRPGWVRRHVTRSLVQLSPLVVICLVAVPVGMGYRLTAAFGGLMVGLMYSLAFMVETTEHRVAKAGYPAGTAARLREERTEQARAARAEQRHAYRVGGAGSFD, encoded by the coding sequence GTGCGCACCCAGCACGCCGCACCCGCGACGCCCCGCCCCACACCCCTGCAGTGGCTCCGCTACGCCTTCGGCGGCGGACTCCCCCGGTCCCTCGCGCCGTGGGTGCTGTCGGACACGACGCGGCCCGGCTGGGTGCGCCGGCACGTCACGCGGTCACTGGTGCAGCTGTCCCCGCTGGTCGTGATCTGCCTGGTCGCCGTCCCGGTGGGGATGGGCTACCGGCTGACCGCGGCGTTCGGCGGCCTGATGGTGGGGCTCATGTACTCGCTGGCGTTCATGGTGGAGACCACCGAGCACCGGGTCGCCAAGGCCGGCTACCCCGCCGGCACCGCGGCGCGGCTGCGCGAGGAGCGCACCGAGCAGGCGCGGGCCGCCCGCGCCGAGCAGCGCCACGCCTACCGCGTGGGCGGCGCCGGCAGCTTCGACTGA
- a CDS encoding CBS domain-containing protein: MQIAQLLRRKGPHVATVAPDRSVREALALLAEHGIGALVVSTGGDAVDGIVSERDVVRALHASGPGVLDGPVSALMTVDVHTCPPGASVHDLARTMTDHRVRHVPVVEDGRLLGIVSIGDVVKARLDELEQERAHLVDYIQA; encoded by the coding sequence GTGCAGATCGCCCAGCTGCTCCGCCGCAAGGGCCCACACGTGGCCACCGTCGCGCCCGACCGGTCCGTCCGCGAGGCCCTCGCCCTGCTCGCCGAGCACGGCATCGGCGCGCTCGTCGTCTCCACCGGCGGCGACGCCGTCGACGGCATCGTCTCCGAGCGGGACGTCGTCCGCGCCCTGCACGCCTCGGGTCCGGGCGTCCTCGACGGGCCGGTGTCGGCGCTGATGACCGTTGACGTGCACACCTGCCCGCCCGGCGCCTCTGTGCACGACCTCGCGCGCACGATGACCGACCACCGCGTGCGGCACGTGCCCGTCGTCGAGGACGGCCGGCTGCTCGGGATCGTCTCCATCGGCGACGTCGTCAAGGCCCGCCTCGACGAGCTCGAGCAGGAGCGCGCGCACCTGGTGGACTACATCCAGGCCTGA